Proteins found in one Aethina tumida isolate Nest 87 chromosome 1, icAetTumi1.1, whole genome shotgun sequence genomic segment:
- the LOC109607789 gene encoding dynein light chain Tctex-type 1, producing MEKTAQEVVDQDLVEEGAFVVDDVSKIIKDAIETIIGGNGYQQSKVNNWTTAVVEACTSELTKLMKPYKYIVTCTIMQKNGAGLHTASSCYWDNSTDGSCTVRWENKQMFCIVSVYGLSV from the coding sequence ATGGAAAAGACCGCACAAGAGGTTGTGGACCAGGACCTCGTTGAGGAGGGTGCGTTCGTTGTGGACGATGTTAGCAAAATCATTAAGGACGCCATAGAGACAATTATAGGTGGAAACGGTTATCAACAAAGCAAGGTGAACAATTGGACGACTGCGGTTGTGGAGGCCTGCACATCGGAGCTTACCAAATTAATGAAaccttataaatatatagtaacGTGCACGATTATGCAGAAAAATGGGGCTGGTTTGCACACGGCCAGTTCATGTTACTGGGACAATTCGACCGATGGAAGCTGCACAGTTCGTTGGGAGAACAAACAGATGTTTTGCATTGTGTCTGTTTACGGCTTGTCTGTCTAG
- the LOC109607380 gene encoding kinesin-II 85 kDa subunit-like has translation MSEDIVMDLENSTPENVRVFVRVRPFNDLEQNSGIQNVLDVNQDNNSIIIKPNQMKNVIKKNFSYSKVFSESSNQFDVYRSVAIPIVEKIFEGYNGTIFAYGQSGTGKTYTMFGNTLEQDHRGIIPNIFSHMFSEISKSNKNMSYLVTVTYMEIYNEQVRDLLSDNPHNKLTIRERADVGVYVKDLLGFSVNSMDAVNDLLIRGCKNRSIGSTKLNDLSSRSHAIVTVILESKNKTTNEVKFGKLNLVDLAGSERVSKTMVTGERLREAGKINLSLSVLGNVISALVDQNSTHIPYRNSKLTRLLQDSLGGNSLTSVIAMVSPSELDCDETVNTLMYVDRVKRIRNYVSVNIEKTSVLKQFETKIRELESQLNLLNDNQESNQEKKKKFATKSKEKLYNEQLLQIEYAKEDLLTKINNIQKKILVGGENLLQKAASQNYLLESTSKELQSLDNSQKHLEHTLLKKEVEIDITKRKFSSLQEEDKELDNEIENVEQILETEIEVLTKNENAYQQQICALLYDNKDYSKQMKMMKLFTENFIPKPFLAKILDNLYWDDNSGDWKLRCVAHAGNNLKKRPKYKFKKDYRTGEIDKDVFFMYEKELIKYANTY, from the coding sequence atgagtGAAGACATTGTGATGGATTTGGAGAACTCGACGCCAGAGAACGTAAGAGTATTCGTCAGAGTTAGACCCTTTAATGATTTAGAACAAAATTCCGGCATACAAAATGTGCTGGACGTTAATCAAGACAACAATTCCATCATAATTAAGCCCAACCAAATGAAAAACGTCATCAAAAAGAACTTCAGCTACTCAAAAGTGTTCAGCGAGTCCAGCAACCAGTTCGACGTCTACAGATCAGTGGCGATACCGATTGTGGAGAAGATTTTCGAGGGCTACAACGGCACCATATTCGCCTACGGACAATCGGGAACGGGCAAAACGTACACGATGTTCGGCAACACCTTGGAACAGGACCACAGAGGCATCATACCCAACATATTCTCCCACATGTTCTCCGAAATCTCCAAGTCGAACAAGAACATGTCCTACTTGGTGACGGTCACTTACATGGAAATCTACAACGAACAAGTGAGGGACCTGTTGTCGGACAACCCCCATAACAAGCTGACAATCAGGGAAAGAGCGGACGTGGGTGTGTATGTGAAGGATCTGCTGGGATTCTCGGTGAATTCGATGGATGCGGTTAACGATCTGCTAATCAGAGGATGTAAAAACCGATCAATCGGTTCAACCAAGCTGAACGATCTGAGTTCCCGCTCACACGCCATCGTAACGGTCATCCTGGAGTCGAAGAACAAAACCACCAACGAAGTTAAGTTCGGCAAGCTGAACCTGGTCGATTTGGCCGGTTCCGAACGCGTCTCCAAGACAATGGTGACGGGCGAACGGCTGAGGGAAGCCGGGAAGATTAACTTGTCGTTGTCGGTGCTGGGGAACGTTATATCGGCATTGGTCGATCAAAATTCAACCCACATCCCTTACAGGAACTCGAAGTTGACCAGACTGTTGCAGGATTCTCTTGGTGGCAACTCCTTGACGTCAGTGATCGCCATGGTGAGTCCATCTGAGCTGGACTGCGATGAAACGGTGAACACCTTAATGTACGTGGACAGAGTCAAGAGAATCAGAAACTACGTCTCAGTAAACATCGAAAAGACGAGCGTCCTGAAGCAGTTCGAGACGAAGATAAGAGAGCTGGAGTCGCAGCTGAACCTGCTCAACGACAACCAAGAGTCGAACCAAGAGAAGAAGAAAAAGTTCGCCACCAAAAGCAAGGAGAAACTATACAACGAGCAGCTGTTGCAAATCGAATACGCCAAAGAAGATCTCCTGACCAAAATCAATAACATCCAAAAGAAAATCCTCGTTGGAGGCGAGAATCTCCTTCAAAAGGCCGCATCGCAAAATTACCTCCTGGAGAGCACTTCGAAGGAACTACAATCTTTAGACAACTCCCAAAAACACTTGGAGCACACCCTGTTGAAAAAGGAGGTCGAAATCGACATCACGAAGAGGAAGTTCTCGAGTCTTCAAGAGGAGGACAAGGAACTGGACAATGAAATCGAAAACGTCGAACAGATTCTGGAGACGGAAATCGAAGTGCTGACGAAGAACGAAAACGCTTATCAACAGCAAATATGCGCCCTGCTCTACGACAACAAGGACTACTCGAAGCAGATGAAGATGATGAAGTTGTTCACGGAGAATTTCATTCCGAAGCCTTTCCTGGCGaaaattttggataatttGTATTGGGACGACAACAGTGGCGATTGGAAACTCAGATGCGTCGCTCATGCTGGCAACAATTTGAAGAAACGACCGAAGTACAAGTTCAAAAAGGATTACAGAACTGGCGAAATTGACAAAGACGTTTTTTTTATGTACGAGAAGGAACTCATCAAATATGCCAATACTTATTAA
- the LOC109607487 gene encoding cyclin-Q: MKEIIEVLELQNTKPRRNVLDYKKLDFNGGFTPARFIFECGIKLNGQPLTVATAAVLMHRFFKEVDHNNYDPFLIAASSLYLAGKVKEDPLKIRDIINVTHNTLQRGSTPLEIGDEYWNMRDAIVQAELLIMRVLKFEVSINHPHKYMLHYLKSLEGWMGQEELNAQPIASVAAAFLQDFHHDAAILEYCPQHLAIACISLAMQCYGVQMPLIEDGDDESWYATFVKDLPKEKHWEIMEKIMEVYNREPETA, from the exons ATGAAGGAAATCATCGAGGTGTTGGAACTGCAAAACACCAAGCCACGAAGGAATGTATTGGATTACAAGAAATTGGATTTTAATGGGGGCTTCACGCCGGCTAGATTCATATTTGAATGCGGCATCAAATTGAACGGGCAACCTCTCACAGTTGCAACTGCTGCAGTTCTTATGCACAGATTCTTCAAAGAAGTTGACCACAACAATTATGACCCATTT TTAATTGCAGCCTCCTCGTTATATTTAGCCGGCAAAGTGAAGGAGGACCCCCTAAAAATCCGCGACATAATAAACGTGACGCACAACACGCTGCAACGGGGCAGCACCCCGTTGGAGATCGGCGACGAATATTGGAACATGAGGGACGCGATCGTGCAGGCCGAACTATTGATCATGCGAGTGCTGAAGTTCGAGGTGTCGATCAACCATCCGCACAAGTACATGCTGCACTATCTGAAGTCCCTCGAAGGTTGGATGGGACAAGAGGAGCTGAACGCTCAGCCGATCGCTAGTGTGGCGGCCGCCTTCCTCCAGGATTTCCACCACGACGCGGCCATCCTCGAGTATTGTCCGCAGCATCTGGCGATCGCATGTATTTCTCTAGCGATGCAGTGCTATGGAGTTCAGATGCCGTTGATCGAGGATGGGGACGATGAGAGTTGGTATGCGACATTCGTCAAGGATCTGCCCAAGGAGAAGCACTGGGAGATCATGGAGAAGATCATGGAGGTGTACAACAGGGAGCCAGAGACTGCTTAG